From the Astatotilapia calliptera chromosome 6, fAstCal1.2, whole genome shotgun sequence genome, one window contains:
- the LOC113023369 gene encoding galectin-related protein-like isoform X3, whose amino-acid sequence MAETHSLTAAQGRKKWNLPQRGGTEPRKANTDPPDRDTERKLAVPFRGRIPGGMQLGKRIIVIGTVNPHPDRFYIALTCGCGTSREPPPDVALEMCVRFKDRQVLRRACMSGSWGDVDKAVPFFPFIRDQPFKIEIRCEQSRFRVFVDGQQLFYFHHRVTSLKDIDTLWIKGSIIISKLG is encoded by the exons ATGGCTGAAACACACAGTTTGACAGCAGCGCAGGGCAGGAAG AAATGGAATTTACCACAGAGAGGTGGGACTGAGCCTAGAAAAGCAAATACTGACCCTCCTGACAGAGACACTGAGAGAAAACTG GCAGTTCCTTTCAGAGGTCGTATCCCAGGAGGAATGCAGCTGGGGAAAAGGATCATAGTGATTGGTACTGTGAATCCCCATCCTGATAG GTTCTACATTGCCCTGACATGTGGTTGTGGCACATCCAGGGAGCCTCCACCTGATGTGGCTCTGGAGATGTGTGTTCGATTCAAGGACAGACAAGTGCTACGAAGAGCCTGCATGTCTGGATCCTGGGGAGATGTTGACAAAGCTGTTCCCTTTTTCCCCTTCATCAGAGACCAGCCCTTCAAG ATTGAGATTCGGTGTGAACAAAGCAGATTTCGTGTGTTTGTGGATGGccagcagctgttttattttcaccACAGAGTGACATCACTCAAAGACATTGATACCTTATGGATCAAAGGTAGCATCATTATCTCCAAACTGGGTTAA
- the LOC113023369 gene encoding galectin-related protein-like isoform X2, with protein sequence MKVNMAETHSLTAAQGRKKWNLPQRGGTEPRKANTDPPDRDTERKLAVPFRGRIPGGMQLGKRIIVIGTVNPHPDRFYIALTCGCGTSREPPPDVALEMCVRFKDRQVLRRACMSGSWGDVDKAVPFFPFIRDQPFKIEIRCEQSRFRVFVDGQQLFYFHHRVTSLKDIDTLWIKGSIIISKLG encoded by the exons ATGAAG GTTAACATGGCTGAAACACACAGTTTGACAGCAGCGCAGGGCAGGAAG AAATGGAATTTACCACAGAGAGGTGGGACTGAGCCTAGAAAAGCAAATACTGACCCTCCTGACAGAGACACTGAGAGAAAACTG GCAGTTCCTTTCAGAGGTCGTATCCCAGGAGGAATGCAGCTGGGGAAAAGGATCATAGTGATTGGTACTGTGAATCCCCATCCTGATAG GTTCTACATTGCCCTGACATGTGGTTGTGGCACATCCAGGGAGCCTCCACCTGATGTGGCTCTGGAGATGTGTGTTCGATTCAAGGACAGACAAGTGCTACGAAGAGCCTGCATGTCTGGATCCTGGGGAGATGTTGACAAAGCTGTTCCCTTTTTCCCCTTCATCAGAGACCAGCCCTTCAAG ATTGAGATTCGGTGTGAACAAAGCAGATTTCGTGTGTTTGTGGATGGccagcagctgttttattttcaccACAGAGTGACATCACTCAAAGACATTGATACCTTATGGATCAAAGGTAGCATCATTATCTCCAAACTGGGTTAA
- the LOC113023369 gene encoding galectin-related protein-like isoform X1: MCVCVCVCVCAEIKLCVTVHSATSRQTGSAAYFFAFCSLQVNMAETHSLTAAQGRKKWNLPQRGGTEPRKANTDPPDRDTERKLAVPFRGRIPGGMQLGKRIIVIGTVNPHPDRFYIALTCGCGTSREPPPDVALEMCVRFKDRQVLRRACMSGSWGDVDKAVPFFPFIRDQPFKIEIRCEQSRFRVFVDGQQLFYFHHRVTSLKDIDTLWIKGSIIISKLG, translated from the exons atgtgtgtgtgtgtgtgtgtgtgtgtgtgtgctgagattAAGCTTTGCGTCACTGTTCATTCAGCGACCAGCAGACAAACTGGATCTGCAGcttatttctttgctttttgttcCCTTCAGGTTAACATGGCTGAAACACACAGTTTGACAGCAGCGCAGGGCAGGAAG AAATGGAATTTACCACAGAGAGGTGGGACTGAGCCTAGAAAAGCAAATACTGACCCTCCTGACAGAGACACTGAGAGAAAACTG GCAGTTCCTTTCAGAGGTCGTATCCCAGGAGGAATGCAGCTGGGGAAAAGGATCATAGTGATTGGTACTGTGAATCCCCATCCTGATAG GTTCTACATTGCCCTGACATGTGGTTGTGGCACATCCAGGGAGCCTCCACCTGATGTGGCTCTGGAGATGTGTGTTCGATTCAAGGACAGACAAGTGCTACGAAGAGCCTGCATGTCTGGATCCTGGGGAGATGTTGACAAAGCTGTTCCCTTTTTCCCCTTCATCAGAGACCAGCCCTTCAAG ATTGAGATTCGGTGTGAACAAAGCAGATTTCGTGTGTTTGTGGATGGccagcagctgttttattttcaccACAGAGTGACATCACTCAAAGACATTGATACCTTATGGATCAAAGGTAGCATCATTATCTCCAAACTGGGTTAA
- the LOC113024728 gene encoding equilibrative nucleoside transporter 2-like, whose amino-acid sequence MSNEKSAPVDRGQAVALIIFVLGLGTLLPWNFFITASKYFNERLNSTGTSGTSPKDYSYDSWMALLSQLPQLLFTLLNSFLYQRVRERVRVPFSLVGIFLLFSLTAALVKVPMEPDNFFSITMATIWFINMCGAVLQGSLFGMVGLFPPRYSTLFMSGQGLAGIFAALAMLFSILGKSDQSSAALGYFITPCVATLGTLVCYLLLPRLKFADFYLNRHQPDKVEEVFLESTENNKKDLEANGKLSKQEENQEHSSVLAVFKKIWLMALCVTCVFAVTLSVFPVITVRVRTVYDNAEWDNVFTCVCCFIVFNVMDLAGRTTPYIVQWPSKESRWFPAVVFSRLVFIPLVMLCNVQDSKLTAVFRHDCAFVVIMALFAFSNGYLASLCMAYAPQLVRCKDCETAGSLMTFFLVLGLAVGASFSFLLGKLV is encoded by the exons ATGTCGAATGAAAAGAGTGCACCTGTTGACCG CGGACAGGCTGTGGCCCTGATTATCTTTGTGCTCGGTCTAGGAACTCTGCTGCCCTGGAATTTTTTCATCACAGCATCTAAG TATTTCAATGAACGTCTCAACTCAACTGGCACATCAGGAACTTCTCCCAAAGACTATAGCTATGACAGCTGGATGGCTTTGCTTTCCCAACTGCCACAGCTGCTGTTTACCCTTCTCAACTCTTTCCTGTATCAGCG CGTGAGGGAGCGTGTTCGTGTGCCCTTCAGCCTGGTCGGCAtcttcctccttttctctctcactgcTGCTTTGGTCAAGGTCCCCATGGAGCCGGACAACTTCTTTTCCATTACTATGGCAACCATCTGGTTCATTAACA TGTGCGGAGCAGTGCTGCAGGGCAGTCTCTTCGGTATGGTGGGCCTCTTTCCCCCTCGTTACAGCACTCTGTTCATGAGTGGTCAGGGCCTCGCTGGGATCTTTGCCGCCTTAGCCATGCTCTTCTCTATTTTAG GTAAATCAGATCAAAGCTCGGCTGCACTGGGATACTTCATAACACCCTGTGTGGCTACTCTGGGGACTCTGGTATGCTACCTGCTGCTGCCACGCCTG AAGTTTGCTGATTTCTATCTGAACAGACATCAGCCTGATAAAGTGGAGGAGGTCTTCCTTGAGAGCACAG aaaataataaaaaggacCTGGAGGCAAACGGGAAGCTCAGTAAGCAAGAGGAGAATCAGGAACATTCCTCAGTCCTGGCTGTCTTTAAGAAG ATCTGGCTGATGGCTCTGTGCGTGACGTGTGTCTTTGCTGTTACCCTGTCGGTGTTTCCTGTCATCACAGTGCGAGTAAGGACTGTCTACGACAATGCTGAATGGG ACAATGTGTTCACCTGTGTCTgctgtttcattgttttcaaTGTCATGGACTTGGCCGGTCGCACAACCCCATACATCGTCcagtgg CCGTCGAAGGAGAGTCGTTGGTTTCCTGCCGTCGTGTTTTCTCGCCTGGTCTTCATCCCTCTGGTCATGTTATGTAATGTCCAGGACTCTAAACTAACCGCCGTCTTCCGCCACGACTGTGCCTTTGTCGTCATCATGGCTCTGTTTGCCTTCTCGAATGGATACCTGGCAAGCCTCTGCATGGCCTACGCTCCACA GTTGGTGCGGTGTAAGGATTGCGAGACAGCTGGCTCTTTGATGACCTTCTTCTTGGTCCTGGGTTTGGCTGTGGGAGCATCGTTCTCATTCCTACTAGGAAAACTGGTTTAA